In Paenibacillus sp. FSL M7-0420, a single genomic region encodes these proteins:
- a CDS encoding ATP-binding cassette domain-containing protein has translation MRIHTEHLSFCYEGGRPAVQEISLDIPTGSLTVLCGVNGSGKSTLLRLLADLAQPSSGQILYDHGKKTDYKTAEAASMVFQQPETQLFAGTVHKDIEYGLMERGVSKEKRTEIIAGALAKTGLAYDEFAGRSPFLLSGGEKRRVCIAGALAVQPGLLILDEPTAGLDPQAAQALLEMVQQLRSSGLTLIIGTHDLDSFLPVADKVIVMKHGAIHYDGPAPALTADPSLLADAGLTPPVYASMGRRAVQHGLLEAVPDNLEELLTGLEKHPLPMPQTDRLPAGTGASARSSAMPPGNQSGRTREHRAQYSAEDKRHRGNPPQPAGAQTDQSIIRPGNPRQEQNTPRRPGWQGLDPRAKWLGMILGSLVLLGMNTLLPLLLTAGLLAGLAASARISWRRAFRFFRPFLLMFLFLWLLSGLSWSSPDFALGPLSFSYAGLVRGGINALRFLLLIALGFLFTETTTGAPLREGLEWGIAPLRALGIRTRNWSLAVSVTLQFVPWILGKLAQLQLALGSRGRRARGVARWSPRQIALIIVPLLILVLGMGDELATAVESRGYDPAKQRTPVYQLRWSRRDTLAALGILAVAAMLWWVARIS, from the coding sequence ATGAGAATTCATACGGAGCATCTCTCCTTCTGCTATGAAGGCGGCAGGCCAGCCGTTCAAGAGATATCTCTGGATATCCCTACAGGTTCGCTGACCGTCCTCTGCGGTGTGAACGGGAGCGGTAAGTCTACGCTGCTCCGTCTGCTCGCGGACCTTGCACAGCCCTCCTCCGGGCAGATACTTTACGATCACGGGAAGAAGACGGACTACAAGACTGCCGAAGCTGCATCCATGGTATTCCAGCAGCCGGAGACGCAGCTGTTCGCGGGTACGGTACATAAGGATATCGAATACGGCCTGATGGAGCGAGGGGTGTCCAAGGAGAAGCGGACGGAGATCATCGCGGGCGCTCTGGCGAAGACCGGGCTGGCTTACGATGAATTCGCCGGGCGCTCTCCCTTTCTGCTTAGCGGGGGCGAGAAGCGGCGCGTATGTATTGCGGGTGCTCTGGCCGTACAGCCCGGGCTTCTGATTCTGGATGAGCCGACCGCAGGGCTGGACCCCCAGGCAGCGCAGGCACTGCTCGAAATGGTACAGCAGCTGCGCAGTAGCGGCCTGACCCTGATCATCGGCACCCATGATCTGGACAGCTTCCTGCCGGTTGCCGACAAGGTCATCGTGATGAAGCACGGTGCTATCCATTATGACGGTCCTGCTCCGGCATTGACTGCTGATCCCAGCCTGCTGGCAGACGCCGGACTCACGCCCCCCGTCTATGCTTCTATGGGACGCAGAGCGGTGCAGCATGGCCTGCTGGAAGCAGTCCCGGACAATCTGGAGGAGCTGCTGACAGGGCTGGAAAAGCACCCGCTGCCTATGCCGCAGACGGACAGGTTGCCGGCAGGCACTGGCGCCTCTGCCCGCAGCAGCGCCATGCCACCCGGCAACCAGAGCGGCCGCACCCGCGAACACCGCGCGCAATACAGTGCAGAAGATAAACGGCACCGGGGGAATCCTCCTCAACCTGCCGGGGCGCAGACGGACCAGTCAATAATAAGGCCTGGCAATCCAAGACAAGAACAGAACACCCCGCGCAGGCCCGGCTGGCAAGGACTCGATCCCCGGGCCAAATGGCTGGGGATGATTCTCGGCTCGCTGGTCCTGCTAGGGATGAACACTCTGCTCCCGCTGCTGCTTACTGCCGGTCTGCTGGCCGGGCTCGCGGCTTCGGCCCGTATCTCCTGGCGCCGGGCCTTCCGCTTCTTCCGCCCGTTCCTGCTGATGTTCCTGTTCCTCTGGCTCCTGTCCGGGCTTAGCTGGAGCTCTCCCGACTTCGCACTCGGACCGCTCAGCTTCAGCTATGCAGGACTCGTGCGCGGGGGAATTAACGCGCTGCGCTTCCTGCTGTTAATTGCCCTGGGCTTCCTGTTCACCGAGACGACCACCGGTGCTCCCTTGCGCGAGGGTCTGGAATGGGGCATCGCTCCGCTGCGGGCCCTGGGCATCCGCACCCGTAACTGGTCGCTTGCCGTATCCGTGACCCTGCAGTTCGTGCCGTGGATTCTCGGCAAGCTGGCCCAGCTGCAGCTTGCGCTGGGCTCACGCGGAAGGCGCGCCCGCGGGGTGGCCCGCTGGTCCCCGAGGCAGATCGCCCTAATCATCGTGCCTCTACTGATTCTTGTCCTGGGTATGGGCGACGAGCTGGCGACAGCCGTAGAATCGCGGGGGTACGATCCAGCCAAGCAGCGGACCCCCGTCTATCAGCTCCGCTGGAGCAGGCGTGATACGCTGGCAGCGCTAGGTATCCTGGCGGTTGCAGCTATGCTGTGGTGGGTAGCGCGTATCAGCTGA
- the mprF gene encoding bifunctional lysylphosphatidylglycerol flippase/synthetase MprF, whose amino-acid sequence MHTVIKNKLERFKFVRLLISIYRIKAVRALFPLLIIGLVYLEGQHELKQIHLGKIIRDLKSVPVPSIMQMLGISLLSVAVMSTYDYLIRRHFRLQIGWLRTFRYAWIANTFNNMIGFAGLAGAGLRTLLYKRSCVPASLLAPAIVFLSPLMITGLSLLGWGTITGLLPADRLLEAHRWLDFAVWGMALYLPFFVLLQRSALFAKWVNRGEGRTAWLTVVASVGASFLEWVFAGLTFWFIAGELLGSAPFLTVFSIYVVAAIAGILSMAPGGIGAFDLIALLGLTQLGIKSDHAMGVLVIYRLFYYIIPWLIGLVLAALEFGLPGTKGAERSGDRVEAPLTIWQRIWGWPGQYTFLSDLGVWALGKLVLASGLLLLLSAATPELLYRLKVTEELLSLPVMQISHHLSVLIGFMLILLSRGISLRVRRAYVWTGLLLLGGAVFAFTKGFDYEEALFLLVVALILWISRSRFYRISVPLSAKSTLWWLLLTSAVALSYYGLASYTHHGFLKHLPPGIQPEWLRQHSNVAVTAAGGLICSWLLLTMLVALRPQHKADTLLADKDMARLERFLSEGWGNALSHMLFLGDKSFYWAQEGKVLFAFARVRDKLVVLGDPLGPMNLLNNGISEFRQAADLYGLSVVFYQAAPVYLPLYHEQGYRFFKLGEEALVPLADFSISGSRNASLRSVKGRFEREGYHFEITEAQHSKELLQELRLLSEEWLAGRREKGYSLGWFSEPYLQLAPLALLRGADGHLLAFASIAPGYDGQKTVSVDLMRHHKDTPNGTMDYLFLCLLEWAKARGYRSFNLGSAPLSNVGGRFGALREEKLARLVFERGGHWYGFSGLRRYKEKFNPAWEPRYLAYPAAVTLPLLTLDLVRLVSRHPEEEN is encoded by the coding sequence ATGCATACTGTAATCAAAAATAAATTGGAACGCTTCAAATTCGTACGGCTGCTGATATCCATCTACCGGATTAAGGCGGTGCGGGCGCTTTTTCCGCTGCTGATTATCGGACTGGTCTATCTGGAGGGGCAGCATGAGCTGAAGCAAATTCATTTAGGCAAAATCATCCGTGATCTGAAATCCGTTCCCGTACCCTCTATTATGCAGATGCTGGGAATTTCGCTGCTGTCGGTGGCGGTTATGAGTACTTATGATTACTTGATCCGGCGGCATTTCCGCCTGCAGATCGGCTGGTTGCGGACCTTCCGTTATGCCTGGATCGCCAATACGTTCAATAATATGATCGGATTCGCCGGTCTGGCTGGCGCGGGCCTTAGAACGCTGCTCTATAAGCGGAGCTGTGTGCCTGCGTCCTTGCTCGCACCGGCCATTGTGTTTCTGTCACCGCTGATGATTACGGGGCTGTCGCTGCTCGGTTGGGGGACGATTACCGGTCTTTTGCCGGCGGACCGGCTGCTGGAGGCGCATCGCTGGCTGGATTTTGCGGTCTGGGGGATGGCGCTGTATCTGCCGTTCTTTGTACTCCTCCAGCGCTCTGCGCTTTTCGCCAAATGGGTTAACCGGGGTGAGGGGAGAACCGCCTGGCTTACCGTAGTTGCTTCTGTGGGTGCGTCCTTCCTGGAGTGGGTGTTCGCCGGACTGACCTTCTGGTTCATTGCCGGTGAGCTGCTCGGGAGCGCCCCATTTCTCACCGTCTTCAGTATCTATGTAGTGGCTGCGATAGCCGGAATTCTAAGTATGGCTCCCGGGGGCATCGGCGCGTTCGATCTGATTGCGCTGCTCGGACTTACCCAACTGGGCATCAAGAGCGACCATGCCATGGGAGTCCTGGTCATCTACAGATTATTCTATTACATTATCCCCTGGCTGATCGGTCTGGTGCTGGCTGCGCTGGAGTTCGGGCTGCCGGGTACGAAGGGCGCTGAACGCAGCGGCGACAGAGTGGAAGCACCTCTGACGATATGGCAGAGAATATGGGGCTGGCCCGGTCAATATACCTTCCTCAGCGATCTGGGTGTATGGGCACTCGGCAAGCTGGTCTTGGCCAGCGGTCTGCTTCTGCTGCTGTCCGCAGCTACGCCTGAGCTGCTCTACCGGCTGAAGGTGACAGAGGAACTGCTGTCGCTGCCCGTGATGCAGATCTCGCACCATCTGTCCGTGCTGATCGGCTTTATGCTGATTCTGCTGTCGCGTGGGATCTCCCTGCGCGTCCGCAGGGCTTATGTCTGGACAGGCCTGCTGCTTTTGGGCGGGGCGGTCTTTGCATTTACGAAGGGGTTCGATTACGAGGAGGCCTTGTTCCTGCTGGTGGTGGCACTGATTCTGTGGATCTCCCGAAGCCGGTTCTACCGGATCAGTGTCCCGCTGAGCGCCAAAAGCACCTTATGGTGGCTGCTCCTGACCTCGGCTGTAGCCCTCAGCTATTACGGGCTGGCGAGTTATACCCATCACGGCTTCCTAAAGCATCTCCCGCCCGGCATTCAGCCGGAATGGCTGCGGCAGCACAGTAATGTGGCCGTTACGGCGGCCGGCGGACTGATTTGCTCCTGGCTGCTGCTGACGATGCTTGTAGCCCTCAGGCCGCAGCACAAGGCAGATACGCTTCTCGCGGATAAGGATATGGCACGGCTGGAGCGCTTCCTCTCGGAGGGCTGGGGCAATGCCTTAAGCCATATGCTGTTTCTTGGTGACAAAAGCTTCTATTGGGCCCAGGAAGGCAAGGTGCTGTTCGCCTTCGCCAGAGTCCGGGACAAGCTGGTGGTACTGGGTGATCCGCTTGGGCCGATGAATCTGCTTAATAACGGAATCAGTGAGTTCAGGCAGGCTGCTGATTTGTATGGACTATCTGTAGTCTTCTATCAGGCGGCCCCGGTATATCTTCCGCTCTATCATGAGCAGGGCTACCGGTTCTTCAAGCTGGGGGAAGAAGCGCTGGTCCCGCTGGCGGACTTCAGCATTAGCGGATCGCGGAACGCCAGCCTGCGGAGTGTGAAGGGGCGGTTCGAGCGCGAGGGCTACCATTTCGAGATCACAGAGGCCCAGCATTCGAAGGAGCTGCTGCAGGAGCTTCGCCTGTTGTCAGAGGAATGGCTGGCCGGGCGCAGGGAGAAAGGCTACTCGCTGGGCTGGTTCAGCGAGCCGTACCTCCAGCTCGCACCGCTGGCGCTGCTGCGTGGAGCAGACGGCCATTTGCTGGCTTTTGCCTCCATAGCTCCTGGTTACGACGGGCAGAAGACGGTCTCGGTGGATCTGATGCGCCATCACAAGGATACCCCGAACGGGACTATGGATTACCTGTTCCTGTGTCTGCTGGAATGGGCGAAAGCGCGCGGTTACAGAAGCTTCAATCTCGGGTCTGCCCCGCTGTCCAATGTCGGGGGCCGCTTTGGAGCGCTGCGGGAGGAGAAGCTTGCCCGGCTGGTTTTTGAACGCGGAGGCCACTGGTACGGCTTCTCCGGTCTGCGCCGGTATAAGGAGAAGTTCAACCCGGCGTGGGAGCCGCGTTATCTGGCCTATCCCGCTGCGGTGACTCTCCCTCTCTTGACTCTGGATCTGGTGAGGCTGGTCTCCAGGCATCCGGAGGAGGAGAATTGA
- a CDS encoding FlxA-like family protein — protein MNVSSVAASSSVSYTSSSASDAAALEKQKAKLEAELEKVSASKDNEQAKETKTKQLEQQIKQIEAQMARKSQAAGSSASAQSAAAPPDKPAGNHKLTAASVQEIANATTDSAGGFDIRV, from the coding sequence ATGAATGTCTCATCCGTTGCCGCTTCATCATCTGTATCTTATACATCCTCCAGCGCCAGCGATGCCGCTGCACTTGAGAAGCAGAAGGCGAAGCTGGAAGCTGAGCTTGAGAAAGTAAGCGCAAGCAAGGATAACGAGCAAGCCAAAGAAACCAAAACCAAGCAGCTAGAACAGCAGATCAAGCAGATCGAAGCACAAATGGCCCGGAAGTCACAGGCTGCGGGCAGCTCCGCTTCTGCCCAAAGCGCTGCTGCGCCTCCGGACAAGCCTGCCGGTAACCATAAGCTGACAGCAGCATCTGTTCAGGAGATTGCTAACGCAACCACCGACAGCGCAGGGGGATTCGACATTCGAGTATAG
- a CDS encoding DMT family transporter yields MSRKDFATLLLLAFAWGASFLFMRIASPELGPVFTTELRVTIAGAALLLYALLTRRRLGLLKHWRSFLLLGAVNAALPFTLICMAELHLSASLAAILNATTPMFAALAAWGTRKEKPGAAKSAGLIIGLVGVGVLVGWSPLPLTGTVLLSVGYSLGAALCYAFGGLYASRVGSGLTPLALAAGQQLGASVVLLPLAVIFAPDHLPSSAAVYSVLGLSLICTSVAYLLYFRLIANIGPVKTVSVTFLVPVFGLLWGVIFLQEQIYANTIAGLVIILLSVMLVNRRARKG; encoded by the coding sequence GTGAGCCGCAAGGACTTTGCTACCCTGCTGCTGCTTGCTTTTGCCTGGGGGGCTTCCTTCCTGTTCATGCGGATTGCCTCGCCGGAGCTAGGTCCGGTCTTCACGACAGAGCTGCGCGTTACGATTGCCGGAGCTGCTCTGCTGCTCTATGCGTTGCTGACCCGGCGCAGGCTGGGCCTCCTGAAGCACTGGAGATCTTTCCTGCTGCTCGGTGCGGTTAACGCGGCGCTTCCGTTCACGCTGATCTGTATGGCTGAGCTGCATCTGAGCGCCTCACTGGCGGCGATTCTGAATGCTACAACCCCGATGTTCGCGGCACTGGCGGCGTGGGGGACCCGGAAGGAGAAGCCGGGGGCGGCCAAGTCAGCCGGGCTGATCATAGGCCTGGTAGGTGTGGGTGTGCTGGTCGGCTGGAGTCCGCTCCCGCTGACCGGCACGGTTCTTTTATCCGTAGGTTACTCTCTTGGAGCCGCGCTCTGCTATGCGTTCGGAGGATTATACGCATCACGCGTAGGCTCCGGCCTCACTCCGCTGGCGCTTGCTGCGGGACAACAGCTGGGCGCAAGTGTGGTGCTGCTGCCGCTGGCGGTGATTTTTGCCCCGGATCATCTGCCTTCCTCCGCCGCTGTATATTCTGTCCTCGGCCTCTCGCTGATCTGCACCTCAGTGGCGTATCTGCTGTATTTCCGCCTGATTGCCAATATCGGCCCGGTCAAGACCGTTAGTGTTACCTTCCTCGTGCCTGTATTCGGCCTGTTGTGGGGCGTAATCTTCCTGCAGGAGCAGATCTATGCCAACACCATTGCCGGGCTGGTCATCATCCTGCTGAGCGTTATGCTGGTGAACCGGAGGGCCAGGAAGGGTTGA
- a CDS encoding multidrug effflux MFS transporter, whose translation MMKQNSVTSLAEGGPSRSQRLQLAVILGAIATIGPLSIDMYLPALPALGLYFDTSPAMIQLTLTFFLLGLASGQLVAGPLSDVHGRRIPLLFGMMIYAVSSLLCAFSPSIGLLIVLRFVQGLAGSVGVVISRAAVRDMYSGSELTRFFSLLMIVNGLGPIAAPVIGGQLLRVTDWKGVFVVLFVCGLLFAAVILLRLPETLPKERRIRSGLRGTLRTFRILLGNAGFMGYALSQGFVMAGMFAYISGSSFVLQTIYGVSPQMYSLIFAVNGFGIILTGQIAGRMSARVGERKLLICGLLLSTSGGILLLITLLADGGLLPILICLFAVVASVGLVGTTSFSLAMQDQGETAGSASALLGLLPLLLGSCAAPLVGLGGSGSALPMALVIAGAGLLSVLSYLLLCRREVKL comes from the coding sequence ATGATGAAGCAAAATTCGGTGACAAGCCTGGCTGAGGGCGGGCCGTCCAGAAGCCAGCGGCTGCAGCTTGCTGTGATTCTGGGAGCCATCGCTACCATTGGTCCCCTGTCGATTGATATGTATCTGCCTGCCCTGCCGGCTCTTGGCCTCTATTTCGATACCAGTCCCGCCATGATTCAGCTTACCCTGACCTTCTTCCTGCTAGGGCTGGCTTCGGGCCAGCTTGTGGCCGGACCGCTCAGTGATGTGCACGGGCGCCGGATTCCGCTGTTGTTCGGAATGATGATCTATGCGGTATCCTCGCTGCTCTGTGCGTTCAGCCCGTCCATCGGACTGCTGATTGTGCTGCGCTTCGTCCAGGGGCTGGCCGGATCGGTAGGGGTGGTGATTTCCCGCGCGGCGGTCCGCGATATGTACAGCGGCTCGGAATTAACCAGGTTCTTCTCGCTGCTGATGATTGTCAACGGACTGGGCCCGATTGCAGCGCCGGTCATCGGGGGGCAGCTGTTGAGAGTGACGGACTGGAAGGGCGTATTTGTAGTCTTATTCGTATGCGGGCTGCTCTTCGCGGCGGTCATTCTCCTGCGGCTGCCGGAGACCCTGCCCAAGGAACGGCGTATCCGCAGCGGGCTCAGAGGGACCCTGCGTACCTTCCGCATCCTGCTCGGCAATGCCGGATTCATGGGCTACGCGCTCTCCCAGGGCTTTGTTATGGCAGGCATGTTCGCTTATATCTCGGGATCCTCCTTTGTTCTGCAGACGATTTACGGGGTATCCCCGCAAATGTACAGCCTGATCTTCGCCGTGAATGGCTTCGGCATTATTCTGACCGGGCAGATTGCCGGGCGGATGTCGGCCAGAGTGGGTGAGCGTAAGCTGCTGATCTGCGGCCTTCTGCTCAGTACCTCCGGAGGTATTCTGCTGCTGATTACCCTCCTCGCCGATGGCGGGCTGCTGCCGATCCTAATCTGTCTGTTCGCTGTGGTTGCAAGTGTAGGTCTTGTGGGTACGACCAGCTTCTCGCTGGCGATGCAGGATCAGGGGGAGACGGCGGGCAGCGCCTCTGCGCTTCTGGGTCTGCTTCCCTTGCTGCTGGGGAGCTGTGCGGCTCCGCTGGTCGGACTTGGCGGCAGCGGCTCGGCCCTGCCGATGGCGCTGGTCATCGCGGGAGCGGGCCTCCTGTCGGTTCTGTCCTATCTGCTGCTGTGCAGAAGAGAGGTTAAGCTGTGA
- a CDS encoding alpha/beta hydrolase codes for MIHVFEQGTDVTQPTLVLFHGTGGNERDLLPLAELLAPGASVLGIRGNVLENGMPRYFRRLAEGIFDEEDLIFRTHEVKQFLEEAAAKYGFDADNLVAVGYSNGANIAGSLLFHYGALFRAAVLLHPMVPLRGLAIPSLQGVPVFIGAGTNDPIIRSEETRELEALLSGAGAEVTSHWGNQGHRLSAAEAEAARDWLAEHTDSVK; via the coding sequence ATGATTCATGTATTTGAGCAAGGTACAGACGTAACGCAGCCCACACTGGTTTTATTCCATGGCACAGGCGGCAATGAACGTGATCTGCTGCCGCTGGCCGAGCTGCTGGCACCTGGAGCATCTGTCCTGGGTATCCGCGGCAACGTACTGGAGAATGGCATGCCGCGTTACTTCCGTAGGCTGGCAGAGGGGATTTTCGATGAGGAGGATCTGATCTTCCGCACCCATGAGGTGAAGCAGTTCCTGGAGGAGGCGGCTGCAAAATATGGCTTCGATGCCGATAATCTGGTAGCTGTCGGCTATTCCAACGGTGCGAACATCGCGGGCAGTCTGCTCTTCCATTACGGAGCCCTCTTCCGGGCGGCGGTGCTGCTGCACCCGATGGTTCCGCTGCGCGGCCTGGCGATTCCTTCGCTGCAGGGGGTTCCGGTCTTTATCGGGGCAGGGACCAATGATCCGATTATCCGCTCCGAGGAGACCCGGGAGCTGGAAGCACTGTTAAGCGGCGCCGGAGCTGAGGTTACCTCGCACTGGGGCAATCAGGGGCACCGCCTGAGCGCCGCCGAGGCGGAGGCGGCAAGAGATTGGCTGGCTGAGCATACCGATTCAGTGAAGTAA
- a CDS encoding ring-cleaving dioxygenase → MTMHTAGIHHVTAFVGDAQRNADFYAGILGLRLVKKTINFDAPEVYHLYFGNEQGAPGTIITFFPWAHGRKGRIGGGQVGVTTYAVPAGSFGFWEQRLAAYQIPVTKVTRIGESYLSFADYDGLRIELVEREEGALSTWSFGGVPVEHAVKGFGGAVLYSTAPDRTADTLSRTLGMERIAEGDGYIRYRASGNIGNIIDLKAAPVPQGGGGTGTVHHIAWRAADDSEQLEWGRRVQSHGYQPTPVQDRQYFNAIYFREEGGILFEIATDPPGFARDEAPEALGQKLMLPAWFEPQRTAIEANLSPFEIRELEVKQV, encoded by the coding sequence ATGACTATGCATACTGCAGGGATTCACCATGTTACCGCTTTTGTGGGAGACGCTCAGCGTAATGCTGATTTCTATGCCGGAATTCTAGGCCTGCGGCTCGTCAAAAAAACCATCAATTTCGACGCCCCCGAGGTCTACCACCTCTACTTCGGCAATGAGCAGGGTGCGCCGGGTACGATTATCACCTTCTTCCCTTGGGCTCATGGCCGCAAAGGCAGAATCGGCGGAGGACAGGTCGGTGTGACCACTTATGCTGTACCGGCTGGCTCCTTCGGATTCTGGGAGCAGCGGCTGGCCGCTTATCAGATTCCTGTGACTAAGGTTACCCGGATTGGCGAGTCGTATCTCTCTTTCGCGGATTATGACGGACTGCGGATTGAGCTGGTGGAGCGGGAAGAGGGGGCGCTGAGCACCTGGTCGTTCGGCGGCGTTCCGGTAGAGCATGCGGTCAAAGGCTTCGGAGGCGCTGTCCTCTACAGCACGGCCCCGGACCGGACAGCGGATACCCTCTCCCGCACCCTGGGAATGGAGCGTATCGCTGAAGGGGATGGCTACATCCGCTACAGAGCTTCCGGAAATATCGGCAATATTATTGATCTGAAGGCTGCTCCGGTTCCGCAGGGCGGCGGCGGTACAGGTACGGTTCACCATATTGCTTGGCGGGCCGCAGATGACAGTGAGCAGCTGGAGTGGGGACGCCGGGTTCAGAGTCACGGCTACCAGCCGACTCCGGTGCAGGACCGCCAGTACTTCAATGCCATCTACTTCCGGGAAGAAGGCGGAATTCTGTTCGAGATTGCAACCGATCCTCCGGGCTTCGCCCGTGATGAAGCACCTGAGGCGCTGGGACAGAAGCTGATGCTTCCGGCATGGTTTGAGCCGCAGCGTACGGCGATTGAAGCGAATCTAAGCCCATTTGAAATCCGAGAACTGGAGGTGAAGCAGGTATGA
- a CDS encoding DoxX family protein, which produces MVSVGLLLMRLVIGVAFIGHGAQKLFGWFGGYGPKGTGGWMESIGIKPGVRMAVLAGLMELVGGLLFTLGLLTPVAAVLIAATMLGAIVKVHAPNGFWSTANGIEFPLTVLVVAVGIALTGAGSISLDAIFFN; this is translated from the coding sequence ATGGTTAGTGTAGGTTTATTGTTGATGAGATTGGTGATCGGTGTAGCGTTCATTGGGCATGGCGCACAGAAGCTGTTCGGCTGGTTCGGCGGATATGGGCCTAAGGGAACAGGCGGCTGGATGGAGTCGATTGGTATCAAGCCGGGCGTGCGCATGGCGGTGCTGGCAGGTCTGATGGAGCTGGTCGGAGGCCTGCTGTTCACTCTGGGTCTGCTGACTCCGGTGGCTGCGGTACTGATTGCGGCAACGATGCTCGGTGCCATTGTGAAGGTTCATGCTCCTAACGGATTTTGGTCCACGGCGAACGGGATTGAATTTCCATTAACGGTGCTGGTAGTCGCTGTAGGTATAGCGCTGACAGGCGCGGGTTCGATTTCACTGGACGCAATATTCTTCAATTAA
- a CDS encoding MarR family winged helix-turn-helix transcriptional regulator, whose translation MSSKNKTAGTEADTMQDQAASLKLFVVLSKAYKSLMDQAVKDMKSHGLASAEFMVLEVLYHRNRIPLQQIGEKILVTSGSITYNIDKLEKRGLLKRVPCEDDRRVTYAEITEAGRELFDDIFPQHVDSIHSLMGGLDSEEKAQATLLLKKLGKGV comes from the coding sequence ATGAGCAGCAAGAATAAGACAGCAGGAACAGAAGCAGACACTATGCAGGATCAGGCAGCATCGCTGAAATTGTTCGTCGTTCTGTCGAAGGCGTACAAGAGCCTGATGGATCAGGCGGTGAAGGATATGAAGAGTCACGGGCTGGCATCGGCGGAGTTCATGGTGCTTGAGGTGCTGTATCATAGAAATCGGATTCCACTTCAGCAGATTGGCGAGAAGATTCTGGTCACCAGCGGCAGCATCACATACAATATCGACAAGCTGGAGAAGCGGGGACTGCTGAAGCGCGTACCTTGCGAGGATGACCGCCGTGTTACGTATGCCGAGATTACGGAGGCGGGACGGGAGCTGTTTGATGATATTTTCCCGCAGCATGTCGATTCTATTCACAGCCTGATGGGCGGACTGGACAGCGAAGAGAAGGCTCAGGCTACGCTGCTGCTGAAGAAGCTGGGCAAGGGCGTATAG
- a CDS encoding futalosine hydrolase — protein MESKDHHHSGAAARLEAAEKKPRVLIVTAVAAEREAVLRGLSGSRRFDVIAAGAGTAAAAAGTAAALAAGSYGCVVSAGIGGGFPGRAPVGSLVVASEMRDAALGAETPEGFRSAAELGFGSVSVPAPGGTVQALAAALAAAGLTVSTGPVLTVSTATGTAGTAAALAARHPQAAAEAMEGHGVAVAAQALGIATLEVRAISNPVGPRDRAAWKINEALDALAAAAAILREVL, from the coding sequence ATGGAATCGAAGGATCATCATCATTCCGGGGCCGCTGCGCGCCTCGAAGCAGCGGAAAAGAAGCCGCGCGTGCTGATCGTAACGGCAGTCGCGGCTGAGCGCGAAGCGGTCCTGCGCGGCCTGTCCGGCAGCCGTAGATTCGACGTGATCGCGGCGGGCGCCGGCACCGCAGCGGCAGCGGCGGGAACCGCCGCCGCCCTGGCAGCCGGCTCGTACGGCTGCGTCGTCAGCGCCGGGATCGGCGGCGGCTTCCCGGGACGCGCACCCGTAGGCTCGCTGGTCGTCGCCAGCGAGATGCGGGACGCGGCCCTCGGCGCAGAGACGCCGGAGGGCTTCCGCAGCGCTGCCGAGCTTGGCTTCGGCAGCGTGTCCGTGCCTGCGCCGGGCGGCACGGTGCAGGCCCTTGCGGCCGCGCTCGCAGCGGCCGGCCTCACGGTAAGCACGGGCCCCGTGCTTACCGTGTCGACCGCGACCGGCACCGCCGGGACGGCCGCGGCTCTGGCCGCCCGCCATCCGCAGGCGGCGGCGGAGGCGATGGAAGGCCACGGGGTCGCCGTGGCCGCCCAGGCGCTGGGGATCGCGACGCTGGAGGTGCGCGCGATCTCGAACCCGGTCGGCCCGCGCGACCGGGCCGCGTGGAAGATCAATGAAGCGCTGGACGCCCTGGCAGCGGCGGCGGCTATTTTACGGGAGGTGCTGTAA